From Epinephelus lanceolatus isolate andai-2023 chromosome 12, ASM4190304v1, whole genome shotgun sequence, the proteins below share one genomic window:
- the leprot gene encoding leptin receptor gene-related protein, which translates to MAGIKALVGLSFSGAIGLTFLLLGCALEQYGVYWPLFVLIFYILSPIPTFMARRLSDDTESSNACRELAYFLTTGIVVSAFGLPIVLARKSTIQWGACGLVMTGNAVIFLTIFGFFVVFGGGDDFSWEQW; encoded by the exons ATGGCCGGCATTAAAG CACTGGTTGGTTTGTCCTTCAGTGGTGCCATTGGACTTACATTTCTCCTTCTGGGCTGTGCACTGGAACAGTACGG GGTATACTGGCCGCTGTTTGTCCTGATTTTCTACATATTGAGCCCCATCCCGACCTTCATGGCCAGACGCCTCAGTGATGACACTGAATCCTCCAATGCATGCAGAGAACTGGCCTACTTCTTAACAACTGGCATTGTGGTATCAGCTTTTGGGCTTCCCATTGTGCTAGCCCGCAAAAGCACA ATCCAGTGGGGCGCCTGCGGTCTGGTGATGACAGGAAACGCTGTCATCTTCCTCACCATCTTCGGCTTCTTTGTCGTGTTTGGAGGTGGGGACGACTTCAGCTGGGAGCAGTGGTAG